The following are from one region of the Gammaproteobacteria bacterium genome:
- a CDS encoding IS66 family insertion sequence element accessory protein TnpB, protein MAKRHGQEFWREHLEAWRRSDLTQSEYCANQGLGEKAFYRWRRKEREAVASAKSSLTLVPVSVGAPVTGNVVRLHSPGGWRIELPADGAPWLADLLRQLP, encoded by the coding sequence ATGGCGAAGAGGCATGGGCAGGAATTCTGGCGAGAGCATCTTGAAGCCTGGCGTCGAAGTGATCTGACGCAGAGTGAATACTGTGCGAACCAAGGGTTGGGTGAGAAGGCGTTTTATCGCTGGCGGCGCAAGGAGAGGGAAGCCGTTGCATCGGCAAAGTCATCCCTCACCTTGGTGCCGGTCAGCGTGGGTGCACCGGTAACGGGGAACGTCGTACGGCTCCACAGTCCGGGCGGCTGGAGAATCGAGTTGCCGGCGGACGGGGCTCCATGGCTGGCCGACCTGTTGCGGCAACTGCCATGA
- the hypF gene encoding carbamoyltransferase HypF, which translates to MTIEIQRLRIQLYGVVQGVGFRPFVYRLAVALGLAGWAANTARGLTVEVEGSASAIDRFIERLAREKPPHAIIQRQETMFIEPAGDTGFTLRESLAEWSVDHHALILPDLATCPDCIEEIFDADNRRYRYPFTNCTQCGPRYSIINALPYDRAHTTLRHFALCPACAAEYNDPHDRRFHAQPIACPDCGPQLALWDIAGAPLASNKKALLNAAEAIRGGATIAVKGLGGFHLMVDARNEPAVRRLRDCKRRRSKPFAVMFSTLDGIKTHCEVSDIEEHLLLSAASPIVLLKRQHGGDIASSVSPGNPYLGVMFPYTPLHHLLLRALGFPVVATSGNLSGEPICTDEFDALDRLRDIADFFLVHDRPIARPVDDSVVRVMMGRELVLRRARGYAPLPIEVNTHLPAVLAVGGHLKNTVALSLGNSIVLSQPVGDLETTRAAQALEHTVADLNGLYAATPCAVACDTHPDYYSSQLANRLGLPLIAVQHHYAHVLSCMADNGLEAPVLGVTWDGAGLGADGTLWGGEFLRITEAGFERAAHLRTFMLPGAEQAIRQPRRAALGLLYELFSDDLFTRKGLAPMDTFAPAELGVLRRMMERGINTPRTSSAGRLFDAVSTMLGLCQINDFEGQAAMALEFAAEAHGAADEAYPFRLEQQRSPVVVDWGPMIHGILDDLKNGLSTGRIAAKFHNTLADIIATVATTLGETRVVLTGGCFQNSYLTCRTVERLRDVGCTPYWHTHVPPNDGGLALGQIIAAARVLKE; encoded by the coding sequence GTGACAATAGAGATACAACGCCTGCGCATACAGCTGTACGGCGTGGTGCAGGGCGTGGGGTTTCGACCGTTTGTCTATCGTCTGGCGGTGGCATTGGGGCTTGCCGGCTGGGCTGCCAACACTGCGCGGGGTTTGACTGTCGAGGTGGAAGGCTCTGCGAGCGCGATTGACCGCTTTATCGAACGACTGGCGCGGGAAAAACCGCCGCACGCGATTATTCAACGACAGGAAACAATGTTCATCGAACCTGCCGGTGACACGGGCTTTACGCTGCGTGAGAGCCTTGCCGAATGGAGTGTGGATCATCACGCGTTGATCTTGCCGGATCTGGCGACCTGCCCGGATTGCATCGAGGAAATTTTTGATGCTGACAACCGCCGTTACCGTTATCCTTTCACCAATTGTACCCAATGTGGCCCGCGCTACAGTATCATCAATGCGTTGCCTTATGATCGCGCCCATACCACCCTGCGGCATTTCGCTCTGTGTCCGGCCTGCGCGGCGGAATACAACGACCCGCATGACCGGCGCTTTCATGCCCAGCCCATCGCATGCCCAGACTGCGGCCCCCAGCTTGCATTGTGGGATATCGCAGGAGCACCTCTGGCATCAAACAAAAAAGCCTTACTCAATGCCGCCGAAGCGATTCGCGGGGGAGCAACCATTGCGGTGAAGGGTTTGGGTGGCTTTCACCTCATGGTCGATGCGCGCAACGAGCCGGCTGTACGCCGCCTGCGTGATTGCAAGCGGCGCAGGAGTAAACCGTTTGCCGTGATGTTCTCTACGTTGGACGGGATCAAGACTCACTGCGAGGTGTCGGACATTGAAGAACATCTGCTGCTATCGGCTGCAAGCCCTATTGTGCTGTTGAAGCGTCAGCACGGCGGGGACATTGCGTCTTCCGTTTCTCCAGGGAATCCTTATCTTGGTGTCATGTTTCCTTATACACCATTACACCATCTGCTGCTTAGGGCGCTTGGCTTTCCCGTGGTGGCGACCAGCGGCAACCTTTCCGGCGAACCGATCTGCACCGATGAATTCGACGCACTTGATCGACTGCGCGACATCGCCGACTTTTTTCTAGTGCATGATCGCCCTATCGCCCGGCCTGTAGACGATTCCGTAGTACGCGTGATGATGGGACGAGAGCTGGTATTGCGCCGCGCACGTGGTTATGCACCACTGCCTATTGAAGTAAACACGCATTTGCCTGCGGTGCTCGCCGTGGGCGGCCATTTGAAGAACACGGTGGCGCTCTCCTTAGGCAATAGCATCGTACTCAGCCAGCCGGTCGGCGACTTGGAAACGACACGGGCTGCGCAGGCGCTGGAACACACCGTGGCCGATCTCAACGGGCTTTATGCCGCAACACCTTGCGCTGTCGCCTGCGATACCCATCCCGATTATTATTCTTCACAGCTTGCAAACCGGCTGGGACTGCCGCTAATCGCCGTCCAACACCATTACGCCCATGTGCTATCCTGCATGGCAGATAACGGACTGGAGGCGCCGGTGCTGGGGGTGACGTGGGACGGCGCGGGCCTGGGAGCAGACGGCACACTGTGGGGCGGGGAGTTTTTGCGGATCACAGAAGCAGGTTTTGAGCGGGCGGCTCATCTGCGCACATTTATGCTGCCCGGCGCGGAGCAGGCTATCAGGCAGCCGCGCCGGGCCGCCCTGGGTCTACTTTATGAACTCTTCAGCGACGATCTGTTTACGAGGAAAGGGCTCGCACCGATGGACACCTTTGCACCAGCGGAACTGGGGGTTCTACGGCGCATGATGGAACGGGGCATCAACACTCCGCGGACCTCCAGCGCCGGGCGCCTGTTCGACGCGGTAAGCACCATGCTTGGGCTATGTCAGATCAACGACTTTGAAGGGCAGGCGGCCATGGCGTTGGAGTTCGCGGCAGAGGCGCATGGCGCGGCAGACGAGGCGTATCCCTTCCGACTCGAACAGCAGAGATCCCCGGTCGTCGTGGATTGGGGGCCAATGATTCATGGCATCCTTGATGACCTGAAAAATGGCCTGTCAACAGGACGAATCGCCGCGAAATTTCACAACACCCTGGCCGACATCATCGCCACGGTTGCCACAACCCTCGGAGAGACACGCGTGGTATTAACCGGGGGCTGCTTTCAAAATAGCTATTTAACGTGCCGCACGGTAGAGCGGTTGCGCGACGTCGGCTGCACACCCTACTGGCACACACATGTTCCGCCTAATGACGGCGGGCTGGCGCTGGGGCAGATCATCGCTGCAGCGCGTGTGCTAAAGGAGTGA
- a CDS encoding 4Fe-4S dicluster domain-containing protein yields the protein MLEGAPDVSRVFLPRDALQRVLDALTGSGFRCVGPRLKEGAIIYETLTETAALPQGVHDRQAPGEYHIEQVSSPRQFAWANGPQALKPFLFAPREVLWRVVRDTEGRLAFREVQLDVKPIAVIGVRACDLAALALQDKHFLGGAYPDPAYAKRRENIFIVAVHCSHPAATCFCVSTGDGPRATHGFDIALSELDSGFVAEAGSVRGKALLDALGCSAAAAEQIAQAEDEIAHAARSQSRRLPGRNLRDALFANLEHPRWEEVAERCLSCGNCTSVCPTCFCSSESEQPSLDGNNAEHSREWDSCFTRGHSYIHGVVVRSDTRTRYRQWLTHKLGSWHEQYGRSGCVGCGRCVTWCPTGIDITEEATAICGEPPL from the coding sequence ATGCTGGAGGGCGCGCCGGATGTAAGCCGGGTATTTCTACCGCGTGATGCGCTGCAGCGTGTGCTTGATGCGTTGACCGGCAGTGGTTTCCGCTGTGTCGGCCCACGGCTCAAGGAAGGCGCGATCATCTACGAAACCTTGACTGAGACGGCTGCGTTACCGCAGGGGGTGCATGACCGACAGGCGCCGGGTGAATATCATATTGAGCAGGTATCTAGCCCGCGTCAGTTCGCCTGGGCCAACGGGCCGCAGGCGCTCAAGCCCTTTCTGTTTGCGCCGCGCGAGGTGTTATGGCGTGTGGTGCGTGATACCGAAGGTCGCCTCGCTTTTCGTGAAGTGCAGCTGGATGTCAAACCGATTGCAGTGATCGGCGTGCGTGCCTGCGATTTGGCTGCGCTTGCCTTGCAGGATAAACATTTTCTGGGTGGTGCTTATCCCGATCCTGCTTATGCCAAACGGCGGGAAAATATTTTTATCGTTGCAGTTCATTGTAGCCATCCGGCGGCGACGTGCTTTTGCGTTTCGACAGGCGACGGGCCACGCGCCACGCACGGTTTTGATATTGCACTCTCTGAGCTGGATAGCGGTTTTGTTGCGGAGGCAGGGAGTGTGCGCGGTAAGGCGTTGCTCGATGCGCTTGGGTGTTCGGCGGCGGCAGCGGAACAGATTGCGCAGGCGGAGGATGAGATTGCCCATGCTGCCCGTTCGCAGTCCCGCCGCTTGCCGGGGCGCAATTTACGCGATGCCCTGTTTGCAAATCTTGAGCACCCGCGCTGGGAAGAAGTGGCGGAGCGCTGCCTGTCATGCGGAAATTGCACATCGGTGTGCCCCACCTGTTTTTGTTCCAGTGAATCTGAGCAACCCAGTCTTGATGGCAACAATGCAGAACATTCGCGCGAGTGGGATTCCTGTTTTACCCGTGGGCACAGTTATATTCATGGTGTCGTGGTGCGCAGCGATACCCGAACGCGCTATCGCCAGTGGCTGACCCACAAACTCGGCAGTTGGCATGAACAATACGGACGCAGCGGCTGTGTGGGGTGTGGGCGTTGCGTTACCTGGTGTCCGACGGGCATCGACATTACTGAAGAAGCGACGGCCATTTGCGGAGAGCCGCCACTATGA
- a CDS encoding hydrogenase maturation nickel metallochaperone HypA — translation MHESSICRSLLQHVETLAHEQNAASIKRITVRLGPLSGITPWQLEGAYNHTRPGTAAEHAELIIEHAPIRVKCRQCDAESEVTLDNLNCAHCGNHQTTLLSGDEFILVGITV, via the coding sequence ATGCACGAATCTTCCATTTGTCGCAGTCTGCTACAACACGTCGAAACCCTGGCGCATGAACAAAATGCAGCATCCATCAAGCGCATCACCGTCAGACTCGGGCCACTATCCGGCATCACACCCTGGCAACTCGAAGGAGCCTATAACCATACACGTCCGGGCACCGCAGCAGAACACGCCGAACTCATCATCGAACATGCCCCCATCCGCGTAAAATGCCGCCAATGCGATGCGGAAAGCGAAGTGACTCTGGACAACCTAAACTGCGCTCACTGCGGTAACCACCAAACAACACTACTCTCTGGTGACGAATTCATATTGGTAGGTATCACAGTGTGA
- the tnpB gene encoding IS66 family insertion sequence element accessory protein TnpB (TnpB, as the term is used for proteins encoded by IS66 family insertion elements, is considered an accessory protein, since TnpC, encoded by a neighboring gene, is a DDE family transposase.) has product MAGRPVAATAMIPAPTQVWLVVEPIDMRAGIDGLSQRVQNTLGRSPCDGTAYAFRNRRQNRLKLLIWDGTGVWLCQRRLHRGHFIWPTSDATTFALTPAQWDWLTAGVDWQRLSAPPPSQWQV; this is encoded by the coding sequence ATGGCTGGCCGACCTGTTGCGGCAACTGCCATGATCCCGGCACCGACCCAAGTCTGGCTGGTGGTCGAACCGATCGACATGCGTGCCGGCATCGATGGCCTCTCCCAGCGGGTACAAAACACGCTCGGCCGGTCCCCTTGCGACGGCACGGCCTACGCCTTCCGCAACCGACGCCAGAACCGCCTCAAGCTCCTGATCTGGGATGGCACCGGCGTCTGGCTCTGCCAGCGTCGCCTGCATCGTGGTCACTTTATCTGGCCGACATCGGACGCCACCACCTTCGCCCTCACGCCAGCACAATGGGACTGGCTGACCGCCGGTGTCGACTGGCAAAGACTCTCGGCGCCACCGCCGTCACAGTGGCAAGTGTGA
- a CDS encoding FKBP-type peptidyl-prolyl cis-trans isomerase: MKIRFVLGAFAAVVCANSYAVDATALSTDEQKFSYVIGYQFGMTLKQDGLKVDTKAMNQAIQDAMSATPPRLTQEQMQAVMETYSKRREQEQLAIAGKNQKAGQAYLASNKKQAGVTELASGIQYKVLKAGTGKKPKASDSVMVNYRGTLINGEEFDSSYKRGQPVKFRVDQVIKGWQEVLQLMPTGSKWQAVIPSQLAYGPKGAGGPIGPNETLVFEIELLEIK; the protein is encoded by the coding sequence ATGAAGATCAGATTTGTGCTCGGCGCTTTTGCGGCGGTTGTTTGTGCCAATAGCTATGCCGTGGATGCTACAGCACTGAGTACCGACGAGCAGAAGTTCAGCTACGTTATCGGCTATCAGTTCGGTATGACCCTCAAACAGGATGGTTTGAAGGTGGATACCAAGGCCATGAATCAAGCCATTCAGGACGCTATGAGTGCCACGCCTCCCAGATTGACGCAGGAACAGATGCAGGCTGTCATGGAGACTTATAGCAAGAGGCGCGAACAGGAACAGCTCGCCATTGCGGGTAAGAATCAGAAGGCCGGGCAGGCCTATCTGGCCAGCAACAAAAAACAAGCAGGCGTAACGGAGCTCGCTAGTGGCATACAGTACAAAGTGCTCAAAGCTGGCACAGGCAAGAAACCCAAGGCTTCGGACTCGGTAATGGTCAACTACCGTGGCACTCTTATCAATGGTGAGGAGTTTGACAGTTCCTACAAGCGCGGGCAGCCCGTCAAGTTCCGCGTCGACCAGGTCATCAAGGGCTGGCAGGAAGTGCTGCAACTCATGCCCACTGGTTCTAAATGGCAGGCGGTCATTCCCTCCCAGCTGGCCTACGGCCCTAAAGGTGCTGGCGGCCCGATAGGCCCCAACGAGACGCTGGTGTTTGAAATCGAATTATTGGAAATCAAATAA
- a CDS encoding IS66 family transposase — protein MDLAAELAQFKPDPALAEWIGKLLERTQKDALKIQALTFELAYYKRIRFANKSEQFSLEQRELFEESWNTDTSALEAEVEQLASTRQPKRERAGRQPLPDHLPRIEHRHEPESCTCGQCGKDLVKIGEDISEQLDVEPARFFVHRHIRPQYACRACETVSAAPIPPAVIDGGMAAPGLLTWVMVSKFMDHLPLYRLEQIAARSGVTLSRSTLAEWVGRIGVALQPLADRLAERLRQRTVLHADETPVQQLDPGRGKTLRAFLWAYRSCDLEQGDPLVLFDYQTDRRGKHARNFLQGWKGALMVDDYAGYKGLFAHAVVELACLAHARRKFYDLHAAHQSPIAAEALKRIAGLYAIEDQGRTLGIEDRQALRQQHAKPKLDEFHAWLQRTRLTTATGSGTAKAIDYSLKRWDAIKRYLGDGRYPIDNNPVENAIRPIALGKKNWLFTGSERAGRRAAAIQSLFATAKLNGIEPAAWLKDTLEKLPTWPNSRIDELLPLRSVQASG, from the coding sequence ATGGATTTAGCCGCCGAACTCGCCCAATTCAAGCCCGATCCCGCCTTGGCGGAATGGATAGGCAAGCTGCTCGAAAGAACCCAAAAAGATGCGCTCAAAATCCAAGCCCTGACCTTCGAGCTCGCCTACTACAAGCGCATTCGCTTTGCCAACAAGAGTGAACAGTTCTCCTTGGAGCAGCGCGAGCTGTTCGAGGAAAGCTGGAATACCGACACCAGCGCGCTGGAAGCCGAAGTGGAACAGCTGGCATCTACCCGGCAACCCAAGCGCGAACGCGCCGGTCGCCAGCCGTTGCCGGATCATCTCCCGCGCATCGAGCACCGGCATGAGCCGGAATCGTGCACCTGCGGCCAGTGCGGCAAGGATCTGGTCAAGATCGGCGAAGACATCAGCGAGCAACTGGATGTCGAGCCCGCCCGCTTCTTCGTGCATCGCCACATTCGTCCGCAGTATGCTTGCCGTGCTTGTGAGACCGTCAGTGCGGCGCCGATTCCGCCGGCGGTCATCGACGGCGGCATGGCGGCGCCGGGCCTGCTCACCTGGGTGATGGTCAGCAAATTCATGGATCACCTGCCTCTCTACCGGCTGGAGCAGATCGCGGCCCGCAGTGGGGTTACCCTGTCACGCTCCACCTTGGCCGAATGGGTAGGTCGCATTGGCGTGGCACTCCAGCCGCTGGCCGACCGGCTGGCCGAGAGACTCCGCCAGCGCACCGTCTTGCACGCCGACGAGACCCCAGTGCAGCAACTCGACCCCGGACGGGGAAAAACGCTACGCGCCTTCCTCTGGGCCTACCGAAGTTGCGATCTCGAACAGGGAGACCCCCTCGTCCTCTTCGACTACCAGACCGACCGGCGCGGCAAACATGCCAGGAACTTCCTGCAAGGCTGGAAGGGTGCCCTTATGGTCGATGATTATGCCGGCTACAAAGGCCTGTTCGCCCACGCCGTGGTGGAACTGGCGTGCCTGGCCCATGCGCGGCGGAAATTCTACGATCTGCATGCCGCCCATCAGAGTCCGATCGCGGCCGAGGCATTGAAGCGCATTGCCGGGCTCTATGCCATCGAAGATCAGGGCAGGACCCTGGGCATCGAGGATCGCCAGGCATTACGCCAGCAACACGCCAAGCCGAAGCTGGACGAATTCCATGCCTGGCTCCAGCGCACACGGCTCACCACCGCCACGGGTAGCGGCACCGCCAAGGCCATCGATTACAGCCTCAAACGCTGGGATGCAATCAAGCGCTACCTCGGGGATGGCCGTTACCCCATCGATAACAACCCGGTGGAAAATGCTATCCGTCCTATTGCGCTTGGTAAAAAGAATTGGCTGTTCACCGGCAGTGAACGCGCGGGCCGCCGCGCCGCCGCCATCCAGAGCCTGTTCGCAACGGCGAAACTCAACGGCATCGAGCCGGCTGCCTGGCTGAAGGATACGCTGGAGAAACTGCCGACCTGGCCTAACAGCCGCATTGATGAGTTGTTGCCGTTGCGGTCTGTACAGGCATCAGGCTGA
- a CDS encoding EAL domain-containing protein: MQACRQHLAWCAAGLPPLRIAVNVAGRQFQSGTLLRAIESALRETEVPAEYLELELTEGILARDAAAASLILDDINAMGVQLSIDDFGTGYSSVGYLKRFPLHTLKVDRTFVRDVISDQDDAAICTAIIALAHSLELRVVAEGAENSEQVEFLQKNGCDFVQGYYYSPPVPTDQFAALLAKNVLTSKLAAQRR, translated from the coding sequence ATGCAAGCATGTCGTCAGCACCTCGCTTGGTGCGCCGCCGGCCTGCCGCCGCTGCGTATAGCCGTGAACGTGGCTGGCCGTCAGTTCCAATCCGGTACCTTGCTGCGCGCCATAGAAAGCGCCTTGCGCGAGACAGAGGTGCCGGCGGAATATCTCGAGCTGGAGCTGACTGAAGGTATCCTGGCACGCGACGCCGCCGCCGCGAGCCTCATCCTGGACGATATCAATGCCATGGGCGTGCAGTTATCCATCGACGACTTCGGTACTGGCTACTCTTCAGTGGGCTACCTGAAGAGATTTCCCTTGCATACGCTCAAGGTAGACCGCACCTTCGTGCGCGACGTCATCAGCGACCAGGACGACGCCGCTATCTGCACAGCGATCATTGCCTTGGCCCATAGCCTGGAATTGCGTGTCGTCGCCGAGGGCGCGGAAAACAGCGAGCAAGTCGAGTTCCTGCAAAAGAACGGCTGCGATTTCGTCCAGGGCTATTACTACAGCCCGCCAGTGCCGACAGATCAATTCGCCGCCCTGCTCGCCAAAAACGTGCTCACGTCCAAATTGGCGGCACAGAGGCGTTAA
- a CDS encoding HypC/HybG/HupF family hydrogenase formation chaperone, which produces MCLAIPGKILSITDEDDDLLRTARVSFGGIVKEISLAGVPEAKLGDYVIVHAGFALAQLDEQEAQQVFTTLRQMEQ; this is translated from the coding sequence ATGTGCCTGGCTATCCCCGGCAAGATTCTCAGCATAACCGATGAAGACGATGATCTGCTGCGCACTGCGCGGGTAAGTTTCGGGGGCATTGTTAAAGAGATTAGCCTCGCAGGCGTGCCCGAGGCGAAACTCGGTGACTATGTCATCGTACATGCCGGTTTCGCCCTGGCTCAGCTCGATGAGCAAGAGGCGCAGCAGGTGTTCACCACGTTACGGCAAATGGAGCAGTAG
- the hypE gene encoding hydrogenase expression/formation protein HypE, with the protein MTDDINTVIEPGLVRPVIEPALVCPAPINQHSQILLAHGGGGRLMQQLLDTVFLPAFANPLLNARHDSAVIEFGTTRLAFTTDSYVVQPLFFPGGDIGSLAVNGTINDLAMCGARPLFLSAGFIIEEGLPMETLQRVVTSMRHAAHAAGVTIVTGDTKVVDKGKGDGLFINTAGIGIIEHTLRIAPGTVQSGDAILLSGDIGRHGIAIMAMREGLNFESTIESDCAALAAPVLELIQAGIDIHCLRDLTRGGLAAALIEIAEAACLQIDIEESLIPVVQEVQGACELLGLDPLHVANEGRFVAFIPAGQVNQTLDILRRHPLGQEACLIGHAQHGTAGRVTLQTRIGVQRIVDRLSGEQLPRIC; encoded by the coding sequence ATGACAGACGACATCAACACTGTAATCGAACCAGGACTCGTTCGCCCTGTAATCGAACCGGCGCTCGTTTGCCCCGCCCCCATCAACCAGCATTCACAAATCCTGCTGGCCCACGGTGGCGGCGGCAGGCTGATGCAACAGCTCCTCGATACCGTGTTCCTGCCCGCGTTCGCCAATCCCTTACTCAACGCGCGTCATGACAGCGCGGTGATCGAGTTCGGCACAACGCGGCTAGCCTTCACGACCGACTCTTACGTGGTACAACCGCTGTTCTTCCCCGGCGGCGATATCGGCAGCCTGGCGGTTAACGGCACCATCAATGACCTCGCCATGTGCGGCGCGCGGCCATTGTTCTTGAGCGCGGGATTCATCATCGAAGAAGGCCTGCCCATGGAAACCCTGCAACGGGTGGTAACGTCGATGCGCCACGCCGCCCACGCCGCTGGCGTCACCATCGTCACGGGCGACACGAAAGTGGTGGACAAAGGCAAAGGCGACGGCCTGTTTATCAACACGGCCGGAATCGGCATCATTGAACACACCCTGCGCATCGCACCGGGCACTGTGCAGTCCGGTGACGCCATTCTGTTGAGTGGAGACATCGGACGCCACGGTATCGCCATCATGGCCATGCGCGAAGGGTTGAACTTTGAGAGCACCATCGAAAGTGACTGTGCCGCGCTTGCCGCGCCCGTGCTGGAACTCATTCAAGCCGGGATCGACATCCATTGCCTGCGCGACCTCACACGCGGTGGTCTGGCCGCCGCGCTCATCGAAATCGCCGAAGCCGCATGCCTACAGATCGACATCGAAGAAAGCCTCATCCCGGTGGTGCAAGAGGTACAAGGCGCCTGCGAACTGCTCGGCCTCGATCCGCTCCACGTTGCCAATGAAGGGCGTTTCGTCGCCTTTATTCCCGCAGGACAAGTCAACCAGACCCTCGACATTCTCCGCCGCCACCCGTTGGGCCAAGAGGCCTGTCTGATCGGCCATGCGCAACACGGCACCGCCGGACGAGTAACATTACAAACCCGCATCGGCGTACAGCGTATCGTCGACAGACTCAGCGGCGAACAGCTACCGCGCATTTGTTGA
- the hypD gene encoding hydrogenase formation protein HypD, giving the protein MKFVDEYRDKDAAARMAAVIAQVTTRPWTIMEICGGQTHAIVKYGVDQLLPDAITLVHGPGCPVCVTPVELIDKALEIAALPEVIFCSFGDMLRVPGSHRDLLTVKANGGDVRIVYAPLDAVKLAQRHPEKQVVFFAVGFETTAPATALAVLQASRLNITNFSMLVAHVCVPPAIVTILSAQHNQVQGFLAAGHVCTVMGYTEYEPLAQRYRTPIIVTGFEPLDILHGIYLCVKQLEEGRASVENQYARAVRREGSGEAQQLITEVFEVTPRQWRGLGAIADSGLGLRERYAGFDALRRFGAAASGATTPTECISGLVLQGIKKPQECPAFGKRCTPEQPLGAPMVSSEGACAAYYRYRRQPPHSRPTLQETNP; this is encoded by the coding sequence ATGAAATTCGTTGACGAATACCGTGACAAGGATGCCGCCGCGCGCATGGCGGCCGTCATCGCGCAGGTGACAACACGGCCCTGGACGATCATGGAGATATGTGGCGGACAGACTCATGCCATCGTCAAATACGGCGTGGATCAACTGTTGCCCGACGCGATTACCCTGGTACACGGCCCAGGCTGCCCGGTGTGTGTGACGCCCGTGGAACTGATTGACAAAGCCCTTGAAATTGCCGCTCTGCCCGAAGTAATTTTCTGTTCGTTCGGTGACATGCTGCGCGTGCCCGGCTCACATCGCGACCTGCTCACCGTCAAGGCCAATGGCGGGGATGTACGCATCGTCTATGCCCCCCTGGACGCCGTCAAACTTGCACAACGTCATCCCGAGAAACAGGTAGTATTTTTCGCAGTCGGTTTCGAGACCACCGCACCCGCCACGGCGCTGGCAGTGCTTCAGGCAAGCCGGCTGAACATCACCAATTTTTCCATGCTGGTTGCGCATGTGTGCGTGCCGCCAGCGATCGTAACGATACTGTCCGCACAGCACAATCAAGTACAGGGTTTCCTCGCCGCCGGGCATGTATGCACCGTCATGGGCTACACGGAGTATGAACCACTGGCGCAGCGTTATCGCACACCCATCATCGTCACCGGCTTCGAGCCGCTTGATATTCTGCATGGGATATACCTGTGCGTGAAACAACTCGAAGAAGGCCGCGCCAGCGTGGAAAACCAATACGCCCGTGCCGTGCGCAGAGAAGGAAGCGGCGAGGCACAACAACTCATCACCGAGGTGTTTGAAGTGACGCCCCGCCAATGGCGCGGACTGGGTGCAATTGCAGACAGCGGTCTGGGATTACGCGAGCGCTATGCGGGATTCGACGCGCTACGGCGTTTTGGCGCAGCCGCCTCTGGCGCAACGACACCCACTGAATGCATCAGCGGACTGGTGTTACAAGGGATCAAGAAACCCCAAGAGTGCCCCGCCTTCGGCAAACGCTGCACACCCGAACAACCATTGGGCGCACCAATGGTTTCGTCAGAAGGCGCCTGCGCGGCCTATTATCGTTACCGGCGCCAGCCGCCGCATTCACGCCCCACTTTGCAAGAAACGAATCCATGA